One genomic segment of Ricinus communis isolate WT05 ecotype wild-type chromosome 3, ASM1957865v1, whole genome shotgun sequence includes these proteins:
- the LOC125369432 gene encoding uncharacterized protein LOC125369432, with protein sequence MQRKLLLTWLFLLICCKTLSYFSCESALTPQHKPLNTKARQLKNVYESMVEMKRKGDRKTLEGMHEGKMKIIGRAGKGVYGGGDMLRPRSKSKNGAASLFLKSSTLLLSTLIHVLYNLG encoded by the exons ATGCAGAGAAAATTACTGCTAACATGGCTGTTCCTCCTAATTTGCTGCAAGACCCTTTCTTACTTTTCATGTGAAAGTGCTCTTACTCCTCAGCACAAGCCACTAAACACTAAGGCAAGACAACTTAAGA ATGTGTATGAATCAATGGttgaaatgaaaaggaaaggtGACAGAAAAACACTAGAGGGGATGCATGAAggtaaaatgaaaattattggAAGGGCTGGGAAAGGAGTTTATGGGGGTGGAGATATGCTTCGTCCACGCTCTAAATCCAAAAATGGAGCAGCCTCCTTGTTCTTGAAATCCTCTACTCTCCTCTTATCAACACTCATACATGTGTTATACAACTTGGGTTGA